In Puniceicoccales bacterium, the genomic stretch ATAAATGCCAGCACTTCAAAAATGTCGCATTTCGATATTGACAACCATCATGTTTGCGGTTCCCAGGATGTCATAAATTCATTGCCAAGTTAATCCAATTTTTTAAGCTATTTAATCTTGGTATGAGTAGGTGACGCTATGGATAGAATTGGTACAAATAATTCGATGCCTCAGCCCATCGCTGCTACAGCAAATAAAAACGGTATTGGACATGTTAATGCCTCTAATTGTTCGTTTCATTTTTTGAAACTTAGGAAAGGCCTAGGTGGAGCACCAAATATTGAGACTTCACCTCTGGAGAATAAATCTGTTAGTAGTGCTAATAAAGCCAATTCCATGTTGATAAATTCCATGGACGATAAAGCAACCATAGCGAGGTCATTGATTAACAAAGTTAAGGAAGAGGAATCAATTTTGTCCAACGGTAAAAATAGCCTAACCTCTAGGAGAAAACCAGGAAGCCAGGTATGCTTGAAGGTATTATCAGATTTGATCGCCGTGGCCGAGGCAAATGGTAATAAAAATCAAGTCTTTTGCAATAAAGACATGAAAAATTTGATAACCATATTCTGCCCAGATAAGCTCGGTGTGTTCGAAAATATGGATGTTACATCCGAGGGTCAAATGAAAGGAATCCTTAACGAAATAAAGAATGGGATAAATGGTTATATAGGTGTAGATAATGCACTTCCGGAGCGTGTTCCTTCAAAATCCCAGTGTAAATCTTTGGAAAATGTGATGGCGTCAACCTTGCAGTCCATGTCCGGAGTTGGTAGGACCGGTTACAAAAATATGACTATTTGTGGCCGGAGTGAAAGACTGGCGACCATAGGTAAGGTATTGAAAGTGATTGGTTCTGCTGTGGCTATTGGTGCGATGGTTACCGCAGGGGTGCTATCCGGTGGCACCTTATTTGCCATTGGAGGTGTAGCCATATCGTTAAATATTGCCGTTGGCGGAGGTGCTGCACTTGGAGGGTTGGCTGTTTATCTAGCCGGGTCCAATACAGAACTTAATGCAAGAGCCAATGCTGATATACCATTTAAGGCAAGGCTGATGTGTACTTTGGCCAATGCTGCCAGCTATATATCGGTTGTTGGGAGTATTTCCCACATAGTTGCAGAATTTACCGACATAAATATCCCACTGCTGGGGACCGTAGTTTCAAAGCTGGATAATTTATCGAGAGTGATTACTTATGCTGCTGAAATGAGCATACAAATTCAATCATTTATGGCTATGGTAAAAGATGATCTTTCTATTAATAATAAGTATAAGCCAGAACTTGACATTGATTTTAAAGAGATGCTTGATGCTCTTAAAAGTAATGATTCAAGCAGGATTGTTAATAAAATATTTACAAAATTTTCAGGAATATTAAATGAAATGCCGGATGATAAGATGTGCGTATATTCTGATAAAATGTGTGATATATTAGAATCGATTTCACACTTTGTTGTGTCGACAGATAATGCAACAAAGGTAATTGGTGGTGAATTGCAACCCAATATACTTAGCCAGTCCGGTCATTTTGCTGAAGTAATAGAAAATGCCGTGGATATGATGAATACTTTTAATGAAATTGTTGCTAATAATACCAAATCTGGGACCCTGGATGGTGGAAAGGATTTATTTAAAGATATATTTTCAATCCTTGTCCTTAACTCTATTGAAGGAAGTACTACGATTAATATCAATATTGATGTTGGTAGTTATGCAAAGAAAAATAGTGAATTTAAAAACGTCCTGACTGCTTTTGACTCTAAAGTAAAGAGTAAAATAGAAGCAAGAAACTTCAATGCTCCGGGTAGTTGGTCTAATTTGTCTATGTTCCTGTCCAGAGCGTTAGCTACCTGCCCATTGGATAAAAATTGAAAGACTGCAGCTAATCCATCGAAAACATGGTTTTGCCTAGATTCAACCAAAACCAAAGGTTGTTTCTGATCTATTTGCTATGCTTTTCCGTATAGATTGGCCCATTCGGCTTCCAATTTTGATAATTTTTTCTCTATTTCTGATAATTTTTCGAAAATTTCGGTGGAATAGCTGTTGTACAATATTGTTTCCAGTTCGGATTTTTTCAAATTATAGGATTCCATTTCTTCCTCCAGTGCCTTCAATTTTTTTTTGGTTTGAGCCGATGCTCTATCTGGGTTTTGCTGTGGTTTTTCAGATTTTTTCCGACCACCGGGTTGTTCTCGTTGGTCCCTTAGTAGATAGTCGATGTAATCATTCAAATCACCGTCGAATGGCTGGCAAAGATGGTCCTTAACTATCAGCAGTTGATCACAGGTGGCTTCAATGGTATGGAAATCGTGGGTCACAAGTACCAGGGTGCCGGTGTATTTATTTATGGCATCGATAAGTGCTTCCCGGGCTTCTATGTCCAGATGATTCGTTGGCTCATCGAGGACCAAAATATGTGGTGAATTTCTTGTTATCACTGACAGCAACAGCCGGGTTTTTTCTCCACCAGATAGCTTGGAAATAACCGTGTCCGCTCGTTGCTGGGTTAGGCCGAATCTAGCCAGTTGGCTGCGGACACTTTGTTCTTTTTCACCGGCCAGGGCCGAGCTTAGGGTTTCGTAGGGCGTCTTGGTTAGCTGTAACTCATCCGTTTGTTGCTGAGAGAAATAGGCTGATTTTAGGCCTTTTGCGAACTCGATCGATCCAGCCAGTGGATTGAGTCTATTTGCGATTAATTTCACGAGAGTTGATTTGCCGTTTCCATTTGCTCCTAGTATGGCAATGCGATCTGTCATGTCGATTTTCAGGTTCAGGTCATGGATAACGATCTTGTCACCGTAGCCGACGGTACAGTTCTTTATTTGAACCAGAAGTCTATCTATCACAGATGGTTGTGGGAATTCAAATCTGGTAGAATGTTCCGGTGGAATCTTTGGAAGCGCTTCCATTTTTTCCAACATTTTTATCCGACTTTGGGCCTGTTTAGCCTTGGATGCCTTGTATCTGAACCTGTCCACGAAGGCCTGTAGATGCTTGCGCGAGGATTCCTGTTTTTCTATATTTTTCGACAATTCTTGCAGACGCCTTGCCCTGGTTTCTTCGAAGGTGTCGTAGTTGCCGGAATATAGTTTGATCGATGAGTTGCTCAGGTGTAAGATCTTATCGCACAGGCTGTTTAACAAGTCACGCTCGTGGCTTATGATTAAAATGGATTTGTTCAGTTTTCCGAGGTAGTTTTTTAACCAGGCGCAGGTTTCAAAGTCCAGGTGATTTGTCGGTTCGTCAAGCAACAAAATATCCGATGGTGCGAATAATGTTGCGGCCAGAGCGGCCCGAACCTGCCAACCACCAGAAAACTCCGAAAGTGGTTTTGCCATGTCGCTGGACGAAAACCCAAGCCCGGCCAATATTGCCGAGGCCTGACTTTCGGCAGAAAACCCGCCGATTGACTGAAATTGTTCGTATAGCTCCGCCAGGGCATTGCCGTCTTCCTCGTTGTCTATCATGACCTTAAGTTTCGTTAATTCGGTGTTGGAGGATAACACGAGATTCAGGACCGTCTGGGTTCTATCTTGCAATTCCTGATGAACCGTTACCACCTTCTGTCGGTTTGGTACCGTTATTTCGCCGCAGTCGATGGTTTCTTTCCCTAGTATTAGTTTGAACAACGTCGTCTTGCCACAGCCGTTATGTCCCACCACACCAATTTTCGAACTATCTGGAATAGAGACAGATACGTCATCGAAAAGCACTCGATTGCCCAGGCGAAACGTCAAGTTTTTTATGTTAATCATCGTTAATTGCTGCACTAGCATACTTGGCTAGAGCTGCAAAATCAATAAGATTTTGCCCAGATAGCCCGGTATTCTCCGGGATTTCCGGTGAATGGACATCTGCCTTGATTGGAAGTGTTTTCAGGGATGCATCTTATGGTTACACCGAGGTCTTTTTTTATCTTTGCTTCGGTTTCCTTTGAACCATCCCAGTAGGAAATTGCAAAACCACCGCCTTGGTTTTCGTCATCAAAAAATTCATAAAAATTTTTTTTCGAATCTATTTCCACGGTATTTTTTTTCCTGAATTCCAGTGCCCGGTTGAACAAGCTGTCCTGGACGGATTTTAATAGGGTTGGTAGGGTTTGGATGAAAACCGGCGATTTTTCCGATGTTTTTATCAAACTATCTCTGCGGATGTAGCTCAGGGATAGGTTTTCTATCTCTTTGTTACCCAACTCTATAATGATCGGAACGCCTTTTTTTATCCAGGTCCATAGTTTATCGCCGCCACGCATATCTCTTCTGTCGATTTCAATTTTTATTGGTTTACCTTCGAAGGTCTTCTCCGTTAGTTCCTTGCATAACCTGTCGCAGGCTTCTAGTATTTTCGGCCTGGAGGTCTCGTCATGGATCACCGGTAATATAACTGCTTGAAGTGGAGCTAGTTTAGGTGGTAGAACCAGGCCATCATCATCCGAGTGGATCATGATTAGACCACCAATCAGGCGCGTTGATACGCCCCAGGAAGTGGTCCAGGCAAATTCTTCCGAGCCATCGCGCCCCATGAATTTTATCTTCGATGCCTGGGAAAAATTTTGGCCCAGAAAGTGAGATGTGCCGACCTGGAGGGCTTTTTTGTCCTGCATCATCGCCTCGATACAGTAGGTATCCACCGCTCCTGGAAAGCGTTCTGAATCGCTTTTCCGGCCACAGATAACCGGCATGGCCGCAAAATCTTCGGCAAATCTCCGATAACATTCCAGCATGCACTTGGTTTCCTCGATGGCTTCTTCGATGGTTTCATGTGCTGTATGCCCTTCTTGCCAAAGGAATTCTGTTGTTCTCAGGAACATTCGTGTTCGCATTTCCCAGCGGACCACGTTCGCCCACTGGTTGATCAACAGTGGCAGGTCTCTGTAGGACTGGACCCATTTTGCAAATGATTCACCGATAATGGTTTCTGATGTTGGCCTGACGATGAGAGGCTCTTCCAGAGGTGCTACGGGAACCAATTCACCTGATTCATTAGTCTCTAGGCGAGAATGAGTTACCACAGCACATTCCTTGGCAAACCCTTCCACATGCTCGGCTTCCCTGGCTAGAAGTTTCAATGGAATAAACAGTGGAAAGTAGGCATTCCTGTGGCCGGTGGCTTTGAACATTTCGTCTAGTAGGGCAGTCATATTTTCCCAAATGGCGTAGCCCCAAGGTTTTATCACCATGCATCCCCGAACCACACTGGGCTCGGCCAGATCCGCTGCGGTGATAATCTGCTGGTACCATTCCGGATAATTTTCCGATCTCAGTGGTGAAATTGCGTGTTTTTTGCTCATGTTTTTAGTAAATTTAGCGAATCCAATAGGGATTGGAGTTCGGTATGTTTTTTTAGATTTTCTTCGAGTAATTTTTTCGCACCCTCAACTATTTGCTGTGGAGCACTGCTAATAAATGCCTTATCGTCCAATTTGGATTGATTTTTTGCTATCAATTGATTGACCTTTTGGATCTCAATTGCGAGTCTCTGCTTTTCACCGGCCAGATCTATCTGGTTGGCTAGGTCCAGGTACATGGTTCCATCAGGAGTTAAAACAGCCGGCAGATCTAGCCCGGAGTCGGTTTTTATAATTTCCTCTGCACCAATGAAATGCCTAATAATTTTGCCATAGTTTGAAATGATGGAGTCATGGCCATCGGCTGGTTTATGGTAAAAAGTTACGTCTTTTTTGGCGGCCAGTCCATATTTGGCTTTTAGTGCCCGAGATAGTGATATAACTTCTTTAACAATAGAGACTTCCAGTAAAGAATCCTCGTCAAGTTTCAGGCCCGTGGATTCCAGTCTGGCCAACAGATCAGCCACGGATTCTATCTTCTGGTCATTTATAAATCCGGTTCCATAGCCTGCTGTGTGCCATAACTCCTCTGTTATGAACGGGATAAATGGATGCAAAATCAACAGGCATTGCCGCAGGACCAGGTCGTATATGGCAATTACCGATGCCGTCTGGGTTATCTTGGATAGCTCCAGGTACCAGTCGCAGAAGTCTTTCCAGAAGAATGAGTAGATTATCTGCAAAGCTCGATTAAATTCGTATTTTGCCATGGATTCTTCAAATTCGGTCAAAATTCTTAATAATTGGGTCAATAGGGCTCCATCTAGTCGTGAAGTTTCCTTTGGATTTATACGAGAAAAAATCCCTTCAATGGTTTTATCCTGGTTACCTTGATTTTCTTGTCTTTCTTCAAGTGTTTGCCTGAACCGGAAGGCATTCCACAGTTTATTGCAAAAATTACGGCCAAACTCTACCCGTTCTTCGAAAAATAAAATATCTTGGCCCTGGGGAGCCATGGATAATAGTCCGAATCTTAGCCCATCGGCCCCATATTTTTTGATTAGGTCCAATGGTTCCGGTGAATTCCCAAGGCTCTTTGACATCTTTCGGCCAAGCTTGTCGCGAATTATGCCGGTGAAGTAAACGTTTGCAAAGGGTATGCGTTCACCTAGCTCGTCGATAGAAAGAGTGTTTTTATCCTTATCGTCGTTCAGTAGTTCAAGGGAGGCTATGATCATTCTGGCTACCCAGAAAAAAATTATGTCAGGTCCGGTAACCAGGTCGCTGGTAGGGTAGAAATAGTCGAACCCGTTTGTCTTCATTTTTTCCAGGTCTGGCCAGCCAAAGGTCGCCAGTGGCCATATTGCCGAGGAGAACCAGGTATCTAACACATCTTCATCCTGTTCCCAATTCTCCCTGTCGCTAGGGCCGGTGAGGGATACATGGATATGGGCCGGATTGTTTCTGTCGTAGCCTTTTCGATACCAAACAGGTATCCTGTGTCCCCACCAGAGCTGTCGACTTATACACCAATCCTTGATGTGTTCAAGCCAATGCAGATAGGTTTTTGTCCATCTTTCTGGCCTGAACCTTATGAGCCCATTCAAAACCACCGCTTTGGCTTCCTCGATTTTTGGATATTTTAAAAACCATTGCTCGGAAAGCCTTGGCTCGACCGGAACATTTGCCCTTTCGGAAAATCCTACGTTGCTCAAGTAGGGCTCTTCTTTTATCAGTAGGCCAAGCTCGCCTAATTTCTTCACCGAGATTTCTCTTGCCATGAATCGATCCATGCCATCAAAATCGCTACCTGCCAGGGAATTTAGCGTACCGTCAGGATTCATTATGTCTAGGAACTCCAGCTGGTGTCTTTGGCCGATTTCAAAATCTATGGCCGAATGGGCCGGTGTTACTTTCAGTGCGCCGGAACCAAACTCCTGGTCCACGGCTTCATCGGCTATGATCTTTATTTCCGCTTCTTTCAACGGCCTTAGGCAGGTCTTACCAATTAGTCTGCGATAGCGATTATCCTTTGGATTGACAGCCACGGCCACATCTCCCATAATCGTTTCGGGTCTGGTTGTGGCTACCTGGATAAATCCACTGCCATCGGTTAATCTATACTTTATGTGATAAAGCGTGGATTGCTGAGGTTTCACCAGCACTTCTTCGTCACTCAGCGCCGTGAGGCTAACCGGGCACCAATTCACCATACGTTTTCCACGATAAATATATCCTCTGTTATATAACTCGACGAAGGCTGTTAACACTGCCTGGCTGTAGGCCGGATCTAGGGTATGGACCTTGGCATCCCAGGTACATGATACTCCGAGTTTTTTGAGTTGTTCCAATATCAGATTTCCATGCTTATCCCTCCATTCACTGACCCGTTGAATGAATTTTTCCCGGCCGATATCATGGCGTGTTTTACCTTCTTTCATCAGCTCTTTTTCAACTTTTACCTGGGTTGCTATGCCGGCGTGGTCGGTGCCAGGAATCCATAATGCTGACTTTCCAAGTTGCCTAGCGCGTCTAACAAGTACATCCTGCAGAGTATTATTAAGCAGATGACCCATGTGTAATACCCCGGTTACGTTGGGTGGTGGCATCAATATACAGAAATGACCCTTTGCATGGTTTATTTTTTTCCTAAAGCAACCTTCCTCTTGCCACCTGACGTACCATTTTTTTTCCAGATCATCTGGATTGTATGCGGGCTCAATCATTTGTCCTAATACTAGTAATATTTTTTTTAAAATGTCTACATTTCATCCTATTAAGAATGAATGTTTGTAAAACCTGCTTGACTAATATTTTTTTTTGCTGATGCTGTCTAGGCAGGCTGGGAGCTATGCAACTTTAGAGCCGACTAACTCCGCCAGGACTGGAAGGTAGCAACGGTTGTCAGGTTTGTTGTGTGCTGTAGACTTCCTGGCCTCTTATGCTTTAGATTGCAAAATAAAAAATTGGTGAAAAATTTTTTATACAGATAATGCATGATTAATCTTCTTGACTCTTTATTCGTGTTCGGATTATTTTCAGTTCGTAAACATAATGGAGTGTATATTATAGGTTATGGCAACGAGATTTAGTCCATTAATACTTATTGTTGAAGATGATGCAGCTTTATCAAAAACCATAGAGAGGCAATTACAATTGGCCGGGATGGAAGCTCAGGCATTTTACAATGCAGCCGATGCTTTAGGGTTTTTACAAAGATCGTTTTCTAACCTGATGTTACTAGATATAAATCTTCCGGACAAGGATGGTATTTCTCTGCTTAATGAGTTACAAAAGAAGAAAATTTTTATTCCAACGATTTTTATAACAGGCAGAGACACTCCAGATATTAAGATAAAAGGATTTGATTGTGGAGCCGATGATTTTATCACTAAACCATTTGATTTGAATGAGTTAATTGCAAGAGTATCGGCTGTTTTACGTAGAAGTGAAAAATCAAGAGACTTGGAAGTCACCGCCAATACGTCTTTGGCCGATGGAAAGTTCATTTTTTTAAACACAACGGTAGATCCGGCGAGGTTGGAAATAAGGTTTATGAACGGAAGGGTTGAAGTTATAGGGAAGAAGGAATTCGGAATTATTAGCTGTTTTTATAAAAATCCCAATGCAATCCTGAGTAGAAAAAGCCTGATTCATAGCATATGGGGAAACCATGCCAATGTGAAAAGTAGATCATTAGACCAATATGTGGTCAAGGTTAGGCATATTTTTCAAAGAAACGGAGTTTCCACCGGCGACAATATAAAAACCATCCACGGCATTGGGTATATGTATACTCCGGAGAAATGATTGCCAAAAGTTATTACTTTGATAGATAAAAAAGCCGGTATCAATTTACCGATTTTTTTGTTTTTTTGTTTTTCTGTTCCCCTGTTTTTTTATCTTTTACCCAATTCCTTCGGCGTTAAGCTTGCTGTGTGGTTATAGCTTCTATCCTTTTGCTCAACAGTTTAACTACCACGAACCAGACAATGCATATGACCACAAATATAGAAAACGTATAGGGGATTATGGTAAAGAAGCTCGCCTGGGGTATTATCGATAGTAGCGCGGAATTGATCCAGGCGCCACCGCCTTTACCCATTCTGCCACCGACCACTTCCACCACAGCTTTACCTTTGACCTTCATTTCTTCGTCCAACGGTATGTAGGACATTTCCTTCGTCGGGTCGAACAGCGCATATTTGGTAGATTTGGCTATCAAAACAACTGCGGCTCCTAGAAAAACCGATGCCGATAAAGGTGTTAATCCAATGGAACTAAGAACAGTTCCAAGGCTTGCCACATCTTTGAACAGCACGAAAGTGAAAAACAATGAGCCTATCATCACAAACAACAGCGGAGTTATTATGGCTGCGGTAAACCATTTACAAACTCTCAATATGTTGCCCGCAAAGACTATAATAATCATTGATGCGATTCCAGTCCAGAATACGTACTTGCTCATGAAGGAATTAAAAGCGTTGGGATCCTTATATTGCATACCAACCTGTTTTTTCCATAGGGCCTCCACGAGATTTATGCTGATGCCATAGCACACAACCAAAGCGGCAATCAATCCGATATAAGGAGATGTGAATATTATCTTAAAACTCTGAGACAGAGGTATGCTTTTCTTTTTCTTTCCACCGGAGTTACCAGGTAATTCTGGTTTATCGTAGAACCGCTTGTCGGTCAAGACATTGGTATATATCCAGCGGAAAGTTATCATGGCCAGTATACCGAGCACAACGACTATCCCCATTAGCCAATTCAATGAAATTTGCCAAGGATCTACGCCAGGTTTTACCTTATCCTTTATGTTGGAAAAATGCTCACCGACGATGCCTGAAGCCAACACGGCCATCTGGGCCATCAATCCGAAGAACGAATACATTCTTTTGGCTTCGGATGTCTTGGTTATTTGGTTCGCAAACTGCCAAAATGAAAGAGATAAAAGCACTCCACCCCACAATTCTGCCAGTATAAAAAACAGCACATAGGACCAGTTACCAACTATGGCGATGGGCCAATGAAGGCATTTCGGAGCTGCTTTACGCCAAGCAGTTACAGTTTCCATAGATGGATGAAGTATGTCCAAATTTGGATATATCAGATAGGCAAATGCACCAAAAAAAACTATAAAGGGTGTTAGTGAAAAATAAAACAATTTTTCATTGCTCAGAATATTACTGGCTTTCGCATACAATAGCATGAATATTATGGCCGATGGCACCACACAGAATCCTTTTATAAATGGAATAACCTCGGCATCGGATCCGGGCCCTGTTACTATCAAACTATCTTTGATGTTCCGTAGGCAGGTATAGTTGAAGAGGATACAGAAAAAGATCAAGCTCATCGGTAGAGCCTTCTTCAATTCATAGGTATGTAATGGAAAAAATATACGTCTTAATTTACTAAACTCTTGTGTTGGTTCTTCTGCCATATTTTATTTATTTAAATACACTGTGGATTATTATTGGAGTCATTACTCTAAATTATGTTTACAAGCAAATGCAAGCATTTTTAGATTAGATTCAGACATTCTTCTTTTCAACAGATCACTCTAAAATAAGGGTATCATATTTATTGGAATATTGCAAGCACTAGTATAAAGACAATTGACGTCAGAAATATTTAAATAATAAAGCACCTAGCATGACAAATAAAGATTTCGCTATTTCGGATGCCAATGAAGCCGTGGCCAGTGTGGCCTATAGATTAAGTGAGTTGATTGCAATCTATCCGATAACACCGTCATCACCGATGGCAGAGTTTTCCGATGAATGGTCCATGGCTGGCAGGGAAAATATTTTTGGTCAGGTACCTGAGCTGGTCCAGCTCGAATCCGAGGCTGGCGTTGCCGGTTCATTGCATGGGGCGTTGCAATGTGGAGTGCTATCGACTACCTTTACCGCTTCCCAGGGTTTGCTTCTGATGATTCCGAACATGTATAGGATTGCCGGTGAGCTCATGCCGTTTTGTATGCATGTCACAGCAAGAAGCTTAGCTACACATGCCCTGTCGATCTTTGGCGATCATTCCGATGTGATGGCCTGTCGTCAGACTGGATTTGCCCTGCTAGCCTCAGGTTCGGTTCAGGAAGCTCAGGATTTGGCCTGCATAGCTCAGGCGGCGACTCTGGAATCACGTGTTCCATTTATGCATTTTTTCGATGGCTTTAGGACTTCCCATGAGATCAATATGTATAGTCCATTGACCGATAGTGACTTACAGAAAATGTTAAACACAGATCTTATAACCGGACACAGAATAAGGTCTCTGTCACCGGAGAATCCGTTTATAAGAGGTACGGCGCAGAATCCGGATGTATTTTTCCAGGGAAAGGAAGCTTCCAACAGATTTTACAATGCAGTGCCGGGCATAGTGGATAAGTATCTGGACAAGCTCCACAGCATAACCGGTAGAAAATACGAACTTTTTCAATATTATGGCGATGACAATCCTGATAGGTTGATAATTTGCCTAGGATCCGGTGGTGAAGTGGTTAAAAATGTCGTGGACTTCCTGAATGCCAATGGTAGCCATGTGGGACTGCTCAAGGTCAGATTGTTCAGGCCATTTTCCATTGAGCATTTTGTCAAGGCCTTACCACAGAGCGTGAAAGCCATCGCGGTGCTGGATAGAACAAAAGAACCTGGGTCTGTTGGTGAGCCACTATACATGGATGTGGTTTCTGCGATTTCCGAGGCAAAGGCCGATGGTATCATTTCTAAGTCTTTCAACCCTACTGTGATCGGTGGTCGCTATGGCCTGGGCTCGAAGGATTTTTCACCGGCGATGGCAAGGGCTGTTTTTGATGAGCTCGACCGGGAATTGCCGAAAAAACATTTTTCAATCGGCATAAATGATGATGTAACCCAAAAATCTTTGCCCTACGACCGAGGCTTTCAATTACCCACCGAAGAGATGTTTGAGGCGGTATTTTTTGGTCTTGGTTCGGATGGTACGGTAGGTGCTAATAAGAACACTATCAAAATCATTGGGACCGAGACCGACCGTTTTGTCCAGGCCTATTTCGTCTATGATTCGAAAAAATCCGGGGCCATGACTGTATCTCATCTGCGTTTTGGTAATCGACCAATAGAGGCACCCTATTTGATAAGTAATGCAAATTTCGTGGCCTGCCATCAATTTTCATTCATCGAAAAATATGACATCCTGAGGTACCTGCGTTACGGAGGGATATTGCTGCTGAATGCACCATTTAATAGTGAAAACGTCTGGCCTTCGCTGCCCAGGGAAGTGCAGGAACGGGTTTTTAATAAAAAAATAAAGCTTTACGCCATAGATGCCTACAATGTGGCCCGTAGATTTGGCATGGGGGGAAGGATAAATACCATAATGCAGACCTGCTTTTTTGCCATTTCCGGACTGCTGCCCAGGGAGGAAGCTATAGATAAAATAAAGCAATCTATCAGAAAAACTTACGCTAAAAAAGGCGAGCAGATCGTGCAGAAGAATTTCGATGCGGTCGATGCCACTTTGGCCCAGCTTTTTGAGGTAAAAGTATGCGGAATATTTAATGGTAAGCCCATGGCCGATGCCAGGGATAGTAAGGCGCCAGCGTTTGTTAATGATGTAATAGCCAAGATGATAGCTATGCAAGGAGATGATTTGCCGGTCAGTGTGTTTCCGGTGGATGGAACCTGGCCGGTGGGCACATCCAAATGGGAAAAACGCTGTATTGCCCAGGAAATACCTTTGTGGAATCCTGCTATTTGCATCCAATGCAATAGATGCTCTTTTGTCTGTCCCCATGCGGCGATTAGGCCGAAATGTTATGCAAAAAACTTACTTGATGGCCAACCAGTTGGGTTTAAATCAGCGGATTTTCGTTCCAAGGACATGGTTGACCATAGATTTACTATCCAGGTTTCACCAGCGGATTGCACTGGCTGCGGGCTATGTTTTGAAGTGTGTCCTGGAAAGGATAGGGCAACCGGTGAAAAGGCGTTGATGATGAACCAGGTTGAAAGTCTTGGCGGGGCAGAACAAACGAATTATGAGTTCTTTGATAACCTTCCCTATGATAACGGTGACCTGGTGATCTGTGATGTGAAATCCAGCCAATTTCGACAGCCATTGTTTGAATTTTCCGGAGCCTGTGCTGGTTGCGGTGAAACACCTTATATAAAGTTGTTGACCCAGTTGTTCGGAGATCATGCAGTCATCGCCAATGCCACCGGCTGTTCGTCAATTTATGGCGGAAACCTGCCTACCACTCCCTATACGACCAATGGCCATGGCTGTGGTCCGGCCTGGGCAAATTCTCTATTTGAAGATAATGCTGAGTTTGGGTTTGGCATTCGGGTAGCCATGGATAAAAAGCAGGCCATGGCCAGGGATTTGTTGATGAAAAAATCTTTGGATTTTGGAGATTCCTTTGTCGATGCATTGATTAATTCGCCGCAAACCAAAAGCTCCGAGCTAGAAGCCCAACGTTCCAGGGTCCTGGAATTGAAACGTAGATTGATTTCATGCAATGACCTGGAATCAAAGCTACTATTTGATTTGGCTGACAACCTGATTAACAAATCGGTTTGGATCGTTGGTGGCGATGGTTGGGCCTATGACATAGGGTATGGAGGTCTTGATCA encodes the following:
- the proS gene encoding proline--tRNA ligase, with amino-acid sequence MSKKHAISPLRSENYPEWYQQIITAADLAEPSVVRGCMVIKPWGYAIWENMTALLDEMFKATGHRNAYFPLFIPLKLLAREAEHVEGFAKECAVVTHSRLETNESGELVPVAPLEEPLIVRPTSETIIGESFAKWVQSYRDLPLLINQWANVVRWEMRTRMFLRTTEFLWQEGHTAHETIEEAIEETKCMLECYRRFAEDFAAMPVICGRKSDSERFPGAVDTYCIEAMMQDKKALQVGTSHFLGQNFSQASKIKFMGRDGSEEFAWTTSWGVSTRLIGGLIMIHSDDDGLVLPPKLAPLQAVILPVIHDETSRPKILEACDRLCKELTEKTFEGKPIKIEIDRRDMRGGDKLWTWIKKGVPIIIELGNKEIENLSLSYIRRDSLIKTSEKSPVFIQTLPTLLKSVQDSLFNRALEFRKKNTVEIDSKKNFYEFFDDENQGGGFAISYWDGSKETEAKIKKDLGVTIRCIPENTSNQGRCPFTGNPGEYRAIWAKSY
- a CDS encoding ABC-F family ATP-binding cassette domain-containing protein, with amino-acid sequence MINIKNLTFRLGNRVLFDDVSVSIPDSSKIGVVGHNGCGKTTLFKLILGKETIDCGEITVPNRQKVVTVHQELQDRTQTVLNLVLSSNTELTKLKVMIDNEEDGNALAELYEQFQSIGGFSAESQASAILAGLGFSSSDMAKPLSEFSGGWQVRAALAATLFAPSDILLLDEPTNHLDFETCAWLKNYLGKLNKSILIISHERDLLNSLCDKILHLSNSSIKLYSGNYDTFEETRARRLQELSKNIEKQESSRKHLQAFVDRFRYKASKAKQAQSRIKMLEKMEALPKIPPEHSTRFEFPQPSVIDRLLVQIKNCTVGYGDKIVIHDLNLKIDMTDRIAILGANGNGKSTLVKLIANRLNPLAGSIEFAKGLKSAYFSQQQTDELQLTKTPYETLSSALAGEKEQSVRSQLARFGLTQQRADTVISKLSGGEKTRLLLSVITRNSPHILVLDEPTNHLDIEAREALIDAINKYTGTLVLVTHDFHTIEATCDQLLIVKDHLCQPFDGDLNDYIDYLLRDQREQPGGRKKSEKPQQNPDRASAQTKKKLKALEEEMESYNLKKSELETILYNSYSTEIFEKLSEIEKKLSKLEAEWANLYGKA
- a CDS encoding valine--tRNA ligase; the encoded protein is MIEPAYNPDDLEKKWYVRWQEEGCFRKKINHAKGHFCILMPPPNVTGVLHMGHLLNNTLQDVLVRRARQLGKSALWIPGTDHAGIATQVKVEKELMKEGKTRHDIGREKFIQRVSEWRDKHGNLILEQLKKLGVSCTWDAKVHTLDPAYSQAVLTAFVELYNRGYIYRGKRMVNWCPVSLTALSDEEVLVKPQQSTLYHIKYRLTDGSGFIQVATTRPETIMGDVAVAVNPKDNRYRRLIGKTCLRPLKEAEIKIIADEAVDQEFGSGALKVTPAHSAIDFEIGQRHQLEFLDIMNPDGTLNSLAGSDFDGMDRFMAREISVKKLGELGLLIKEEPYLSNVGFSERANVPVEPRLSEQWFLKYPKIEEAKAVVLNGLIRFRPERWTKTYLHWLEHIKDWCISRQLWWGHRIPVWYRKGYDRNNPAHIHVSLTGPSDRENWEQDEDVLDTWFSSAIWPLATFGWPDLEKMKTNGFDYFYPTSDLVTGPDIIFFWVARMIIASLELLNDDKDKNTLSIDELGERIPFANVYFTGIIRDKLGRKMSKSLGNSPEPLDLIKKYGADGLRFGLLSMAPQGQDILFFEERVEFGRNFCNKLWNAFRFRQTLEERQENQGNQDKTIEGIFSRINPKETSRLDGALLTQLLRILTEFEESMAKYEFNRALQIIYSFFWKDFCDWYLELSKITQTASVIAIYDLVLRQCLLILHPFIPFITEELWHTAGYGTGFINDQKIESVADLLARLESTGLKLDEDSLLEVSIVKEVISLSRALKAKYGLAAKKDVTFYHKPADGHDSIISNYGKIIRHFIGAEEIIKTDSGLDLPAVLTPDGTMYLDLANQIDLAGEKQRLAIEIQKVNQLIAKNQSKLDDKAFISSAPQQIVEGAKKLLEENLKKHTELQSLLDSLNLLKT